Sequence from the Lepidochelys kempii isolate rLepKem1 chromosome 7, rLepKem1.hap2, whole genome shotgun sequence genome:
TTTCTTCTACAGAAGGTATCTTTTTATCTGTACTTTGTTGCTAAATAAAAAGCATTGCACAAATATTCTTATATCTACACAAATAGAAACACAACTAAGGAGAAAATTTCCAAACCCCTGTAGTTGGTAGTTGCTGCCTTTGAGATTAGCAGCATGTGATTCTGTCATAGTAGTTGGAAGTTTGAGACAGTGATCTAGATCCAAGTCAATAGTATTTTGCATCTTTCAGAGCAAAAGTCGCAGATAACCAAATGTAACATCTTACCTCATTATAATAAATACTCAAACATCCTAGAGCATAGACCAAGAAAAATGCCTAAAAACATAAAAAGAGTAAGTTAAAATACACTGTCTGTATCACATGGAGACCTGTAGTTATAAGATTTACATGTTACAACAAACTCTAGAATTATCGCATAAAAGAAGTTTGAAAGCCACCAAAAGAGAGGCATTCCCAGAGAATCACCTTTGAAGTATGTCATTGTGACTTTAAAGATAAACCAGCATTATCGGAATTTTACTCACAGGAGAACAGCATATGCAAACACTGTATTCTAATTAAAGCAGTGTTTATAGATATTTTTGGAAGAAAGAGTAGATACAGGATTTATGTGAAAATTATAGGTCCattcctgcagcccttactcatgtgacTAGCCTCTCTGAGGTAAATGGAATTATTCATATGTGTAAAGTCTACAGAATTGGACCCTTCAATGTCTTTCACTATTTCCATGTAATCTACAGATCATTAAAATTATTAGTTTACCAAAAACAGTGCaaacattttggattttaaaaatcagatcatTCTTTAAGAAAGAGGTATTTATTGAACAGATCAGTGCTTTGTTCTGATGTTAGAAGAAAAAGAAGTTTCACAATATTTAAACATACCTCCTCCAGACTGAGTTGCAAATATTCAAAAATCCTAAATGGATTTCTTCTGCATACTAATTTTTCCCTTTTgattaactaaaagaaaaggtataaaaataaagttataaagaagcaaccaaaaaaaaggaaatgtgtgTTGCAttcaaatgacatttttcaaacaTCTTAGATTCCACCTTAACTTTTCATTAAACATTTATTAGTGATTGATCTACTATATAGATGAACATTCAAATTGACAATACTGAACTGTGAAAAGAACACACTATATTtagtaaaattaaataaattacccatgaaaaaaagaaaaacttgcttGGCTTACATTTGATTCATCATTTGCTGCTTCATCTTCATGACACAATTTGCTTTCTTCTTCCTGTACCAATACATACTCATAAGCATATTCTTTCCCTTTGGCGAAGTCATGAAATACTTGGTTAATATAGTCTTTGGCCTTGCAGCCACAGTGCACAATAAAATCATCATGTTTTTGGCAATGTACTTCAACTATAGCTTTAGTATTCAATGTATACAGTTCCTCAGAGCCATAGTTGGCTGATGGATCATCGTAAGCTGAATCACCTTCCAAACAAGCTTTCTTGCAGTCTACACTCGTGTTATGACATTTAACATTTGATGCTGCTGAATCGCCATTATTTATGGCAGAATCTCTTGAAAGTTTCATTCCATCTTCTACATTTTCCATTTCTGCAGCCATTCTGCAGTAAGAGTCATCATTTTGTGCAACTTCTCCTTCCCCTTTCATAAAAGGCAGATCAAATGGCTTAGTATAATTTTCAAGAATTTTGTTAACGGAGCAGTCATCAAGTCCTTGTTCTTGCATTAGGCTTTTAGCCCACTCTAGATGACACTGGTACCTGGATAATGGAaaaacaagaagtggaagattctAAGGCAGAGTATTGTTCAACTAATACATGAAAACTAGGGCTGACAAGCGATTAAAAccattaatcacaattaatcccATAATTAAAAAATTATCATGCTTAATCACttggttaaacaataatagaataccatttaaatatttgtggatgttttctacattttcaaatatattgatttcaattacaacacagaataccaagtatACAGTGTTCACttaatatttgtaatcaaaaataaatatatgcactataaaaaaattgtatttttcagttcaactcatacaagtactgtcgtgcaatcatgaaaattgaacttacaaatgtagaattacgtaccaaaaaataactgcattcaaaaataaaacaatgtaaaactttagagcctacaagtccactcagtcctacttcttgttcagccaattgctcagacaaacaagtttggttacaatgtgcaggagataatgctgccgccttcttgtttacagtgtcacctgaaaatgagaacaggcgttcacatggcactattgtagccggaTGTGActgtgcaccccataaggctttatggaaatatgcttatgaatgtatatatatgacataactggaatatgttttatgctacatatgccatgtaacatatctttgtaaaagttatgatctactgaatctattcatcctatttgtatgcatgtatcatttttgtatttgaagttatgaatattggctgtgtacttgcttgatttttaagtagcctttgtaaagcacttggtcagcttcttgagaaaggaatgtgaaaattaagtgcccaatcaagaaacacttaaacaATGGaacttggaaggctccaatccacataagaagtcttcctggagacagtcaagatagcatgtgggcaacagctgctgcctgtaaaaactgagtcatgcattgACATGTGgtttgcccatgtgactccaacactctatcttggagctggactttgcataggagagaggagggggtctccacccacaagagaaagtctatttaagcccatgggagacccctccattttgtcttcagctggctcacgAGAtatcctctccacccccaaggatacctgaaagaaacgggaacaaaggacagtaaatacaggggatgtgagtgattgctggacccaaactagaaggagactagtctgtaaaaggaagcttactggaacacctctgagggtgaggttttatctgtattcagttttcttactgtattagacatagaacatgcaagtctattttattttgcttggtaattcactttgttctgtctgttactacttggaaccacttaaatcctactttctgtatttaataaaaatcactttttacttatttaacccagagtatgtattaatacctgggggggggtgggagagggggaaaaacagctgtgcatctctctatcagtgttatagagggcgaataatttatgagtttaccctgtataagctttatacagggtgaaacggatttatttggggtttggaccccactgggagttgggcatctgagcgttacaggaacacttcttaagctgctttcagtttaagcctacagctattaggggacgtggttcaggtctgggtttgcagcaggctagcggatctggctcaaaccaggcatgGCACTGAAGTCCCAACCTGCCAGGGCAATAAAGCagaggcagaagtagtcttggcatatCAGTTGCTAGCCCCCaggaggtttctgtgatccaacccatcacaccggagtcgcaagatatttacgtgccagatgtgctaaagactAATATATCCCTTCATGCGTCAATCACCATTCCACAGGACACACATCCATGCTGATGGGTTCTGttcgataactatccaaagcagagcggactaACGTTCATTttccatcatctgagtcagatgccaccagcagaaggttgattttcttttttggtggtttgggttctgtagtttccacattggagtgttgctcttttaagacttctgaagggatgctccacacctcgtccctctcagattttggacagcacttcagattcttaaaccttgggtcgagtgctgtagctatttttagaaatctcagattggtaccttctttgtgttttgtcaaatctgcagtgaacgtgttcttaaaacaaagatgtcctgggtcatcatccaagactgctagaacatgaaatatatggcagaatgcaggtagaacagaacaggagacatacaattctctcccaaggagttcagtcacaaatttaattaacacatttaacgagcatcatcagcatggaagcatgtcctctggaatggtggccgaagcatgaaggggcatatgaatgtttagcatatctggcacgaaaataccttgcaacgctagatacaaaagtgccacgcgaacgcctgttctcactttcaggtgacattgtaaataaggagGTGGCAGCAGTATcacccataaatgtaaacaaacttgtttgtcttaacgattggctgaacaagaagtaggactgaatagactttaggctctaaagttttacattgttacataactgcactcaaaaaaacaaaacaaaacaaaagaatctacatttctaagttacactttcacgataaagagattgcacttcagtacttgtatgaggtgaattgaaaaatactctcgtttatcattttacagtgcaaatatttgtaataaaaataataatataaagtgagcactgtacacttggtattctgtgttgtaatagaaataaatatatttggaaatgtagaaaaaaaatatccacaaatatttaatacatttcaattggtattctattgtttaacagtgtgattaatcgcaattaatttttttttagttaatcgcatgagttaactgcgatcaACAGCTCTAATTAAAATCAACAATACAATATAGAAATGAATGTTAATGCTTCcataattcattttttaatttaaaatatgttttatataTCAACTGAGGGATGTTTTTTAAACTGATCCAACACACTAGTTAAAacagagagtaaccaatttataaGACTCTTTGGTATTCTATAGTGCTGCGATActgtagaaaaaaacaaacaactcaaGATCGCCATAACATTAAGTTTtctacatatttaaaaaataattacagaTTTACCTGTAGCTACATGCTGGGATCCCAAAGAGAATGTTATAGTGAGGATTGAGTGAATAACAGATTGAACTTCTTAACAAGCAGCTGAATAACACAAACTTATCTAAACATGAAGCCTACAAAAAAAATTAGACTAACTAAGATTTAAAAGGTGAATTAGTTCAAATTCTGGatttatttaaaggaaaagaCTAAACAGTATTTCAAGCTCAGTGGGTTCAAATCCACTAAAAGTTAATGAAACAGGCTGACTCTGGCACAAGATTTACggacaaatcctcagctggtgtaaaccagtggAGGTCCACTTACTTTAATGGAGCCaagctgatttacatcagctgaggatccggAACAAAGGAAGTCTGAAGAGCAGGCACTTCCTAATGGCTGCTATATGAAAGCTAACTATGCTATAAAGCTtaaaggcccaattctgcagtACTCACTCAACCAAATATTAAAGGAAGTATTGCCTGTGAAAGGACTTCAGGATCAGGCTTTATGATTATCAACTACTGCCGTGAAGACTTTATATAAACAGTTTTCATATGTTATACCAGAAGCTAAAAGTAGAAATTAAGGATACTGATTTAAACAGCCAGCAATAGAACACTGAAGACCAATGTCAAAATATGTCCAGAACTAGTTCTCAGCTACAAACAGAGGCTCCAGACCTTTGCAGAATTTCAGTTTCAAATCAATAACATCAGTATCTGAGGGTGCTGTGCTTTGGATATATTTAGACACAACTAATTCAGAAATGCCCTTGGAAAGGTCATTCCAAAGTAAATTAAGGGATACTATTGTAAATAGTTTATAGTTGAAGAAGAGCGGTCTTGTAAATGTGATTTGAACAGGCCATCAACAATAATATGATAAAGATCTGAAATGGtctttccaaattaaaaaaaaaaaaacacaacaacttTGTTTTACTCCTTTTTGCAGCTCTAAGGAGATGGGAACACAAGGAAGATCATCAAGGTATTTAACTCATTTAGGAAATGTTTTTCACTCTATACATTTATATCTCCTAGGACTGTGGCATACCTCAGATTTCAAACTGTAAAATCACAGGCATTTGGTAATTCTAAGGTACTTTAAGAAGGTCTACTAAATAGCAAGTCTTAAAGTGCAAGTGGcaaaaaaaactggacatgttctCTTTGCtcctttatgatgtataaagaagaTCTGAAAGCCTCCCTGTTCCACTCCCatgcccccaaaataaaaaatttcTGCTTTCTTTCTTACATTAGATACTCAGGTTTTGTCTATCATGGAAGACACTACCACAAATGGAAAACTGGTAGGATTAtgacatctgtcataaatataaagggaagggtaaacccctttgaaatccctcctggccaggggaaagctcctctcacctgtaaagggttaagaagctaaaggtaacctcactggcacctgaccaaaatgaccaatgaggagacaagatactttcaaaagctgggaggagggagagaaacaaagggtctgtgggtctgtctatattctgtcttggccggggatagaccaggaatggagtcttagaacttttagtaagtaatctagctaggtacgtgttagattatgatttctttaaatggctgagaaaagaactgtgctgaatagaataactatttctgtctgtgtatcttttttgtaacttaaggttttgcctagaggggttctctatgttttgaatctaattaccctgtaaggtatctaccatcctgattttacaggggggatttctttatttctatttacctctatttttattaaaagtcttcttgtaagaaaactgaatgctttttcattgttctcagatccaagggtttgggtctgtggtcacctatgcaaattggtgaggctttttaccaaaccttgtccaggaagtggggtgcaaggttttgggaagtattttggggggaaagacgcgtccaaacagctcttccccagtaaccagtattagtttggtggtggtagcggccaatccaaggacaaagggtggaatattttgtaccttggggaagttttgacctaagctgctaaagataagcttaggaggtttttcatgcaggtccccacatctgtaccctagagttcagagtgggggaggaaccttgacatggtggcatagtggtgggattaacctgaaataattttgagatccagttgagattttttgaactagaaatacagattttaaaaaggaaattttttttcctttggagctgctggaaaaaccagcttgttttctctctgctttggagccagaggtgagacaaaaggggattatctttgtgaattgcaggttttctttgcctggaggcagggtacttaactcctgcagggaaattcacagtcttccgaTCCAgaggttcccccccccaaaagtaGATAGGGAgcggggtgttctacccatttgcctggagacaaaagtggcagggtttttttttttaggattttgatttttttgttttacaaggagcacaggtttgaaaaggaaattttttttcttccgttgggctgctggtaagcaggtttccaagtagttggaggttttttgctttgatttgggcccagagcagagacaagggaattgtctttttctgtaggatgacaatcactatcagacaataggtattctattccagcacagcaaaattttacagacaagttttgtttatttctaaaccttgggtgtaaagttagttaaaacagagaggttagaatgacaaaatccacggctcgacacaagctggaattagccagatttcaggctgcggaaagacaaagggaacatgaatgacagatagaactcatgcagctgaaggaGGAACAAaaaagggaggcagcgagagagGCAGAACaccaccaagcggctgctcacaggagagctatggaagcaagggacaaagaactggaggagaaggaaaaagagaggaagtatgtgggaggagatggagaagataaaggctcagcagaatatcccaacaaaccctagtaatccttctccaagtaccacttcccatcccagaaagttccccacctacaaagcaggcgatgatactgaggccttcctagaaaactttgaaaggttgggtacaacatctctactgaccaatacatggtagagctgaggccgcagctcagtggaccattagctgaggtggcagctgaaatgcctaaagaacacatgaacaagtatgaactgtttaaatccaaggcgagagtcagaatggggataacacccgagcagtctcatcggaggttcagagccctaaggtggaaaccagacatgtcatttactgacatgcctaccacattgtgaaacattgggatgcctggatatcaggagcaagtgttgaatctccagtaaatttgcccttcctaatgcaaatggaacaattcttagagggtgttcctgaggaaatagaaagatacatcctagatgggaaacccaaaattgtaatcgaggcaggagagattggagccagatgggtggaggtggcagagaagaagaaaactggtcacagttggagcagagaccagaatggacaaccccagaccacaccctattactgggGGCCACCCacggccccacctacctcccaaagaaccctccagaccccttatagtcccaccaccccattctccagcaacccacctcgccccagtgacccgtcagctggacgatgttttaaatgtaacaagctggggcatgtaaaggccaactgccccaagaaccccaacagattacagttcattgcaccggaatcacaccagaggtctgcaggcccagatacctcccagatacccttggagcgaaGGGAAACTGaatgtgggcgggaagaaggtcaccgcatggagggacaccggagcacaagtctcagctatccatgcttccttagtggaccccaatttaatcaacccagagatccaagtgacgattcaacccttcaagtccaactctttcaatttgcctacagccaagttgcctgtccagtacaagggctggtcaggaatgatgattatcccatccccatgctgttgggggaagacttggccaatcatgtgaagcaggccaagagggtgggaacggtcacccgcagccaggctaaacaagccgtgaggcctagctctgttctggaaacttctatcaggacccagtcagaggtgatggacccggaccccaggccaatgtctgcaacagcagtagtggatccagtcccagagatccagacggaaccagtcccagaaccggaaccagccgaacaaccaacaccagacccagtgtcagcactgaatccagtacttgcaacctcaacaccagagggccccactgaacctgaactggcagtagccgataaccctacacaagaggctcagccggagcttgaatcccaacatagtgcaccagcggagagcggttcacagtcaacagaaacagctccatcccctatatcgcttccagagggaccaagcctaggtccacaatcccatgaggaactgatgtctccaacatcaagggaacagttccagaccgaacaggaagcagatgaaagcctccagagagcttggacggcggcacggagcaacccactgcctctcagctcttctaatcgatccaggtttgttgtagaaagaggacttttatacaaggaaactctttctgggggacaccaggaagactggcatcctcagagacagctggtagttccaactaaataccgggccaagctcttgagcttagcccatgatcaccctagtggccatgctggggtgaacaggaccaaagactgtttggggggggtcattccactgggagggaatcggcaaggatgtttctacctatgtccagtcttgtgaggtgtgccaaagagtgggaaaaccccaagaccaggtcaaagcccctct
This genomic interval carries:
- the TSEN2 gene encoding tRNA-splicing endonuclease subunit Sen2 isoform X5, with product MPILSSKKYQCHLEWAKSLMQEQGLDDCSVNKILENYTKPFDLPFMKGEGEVAQNDDSYCRMAAEMENVEDGMKLSRDSAINNGDSAASNVKCHNTSVDCKKACLEGDSAYDDPSANYGSEELYTLNTKAIVEVHCQKHDDFIVHCGCKAKDYINQVFHDFAKGKEYAYEYVLVQEEESKLCHEDEAANDESNLIKREKLVCRRNPFRIFEYLQLSLEEAFFLVYALGCLSIYYNEEPLTILKLWEVFSEVQPNFRTTYMAYHYFRSKGWVPKVGLKYGTDLLLYRKGPPFYHASYSVIAELVNDNFVGSLRRPLNWMSLSGLNRTTMNVSKELMLCYLIRPCDMTEKEMSSPDCLKRIKVQELIVNRWVSSRERSEQDEL